The nucleotide sequence TCAGTAATGCAAGGGTGACATATCCTTTGAGTTTTAGACTGCAGTGCCATACCATTTATCTAAGAGTAAACCACCTTGAACTCAATTAGGTTTACTTCTGAGtcgacatgcataggattgcactgtaattatTATCATTTGCACTGTAATTATCATTTGGCTTTAATAACGGCCCCAGTATTACTAACGGAACTATCTTACAATAAGTTCCCATTTCTGCTTTTGTACTTTGTACACTGACATCATACATAAAAGCCTTTTGTAACTAAAAATCTGTATACCATGTTTACCACACACATAAAACctcaacaataaaataattatcaaAACAATTAACATCAGTTAAAATCATGAACAAAGTTAATGAACAAGAATGCAAGCATTTCCTGTGGCAAATAATACCACCATGTAATATAAAACTGGTCACGTGGCTTGAGTTGAGGTGTTTTATATAGGCACTGTGaaatgtttgatttttttaaaagtcccttGGGCCAGCAAATTGTGGGCATAATAATAAATAGTGAACGTCTTATTCAGTATAATTGCGTTGAAACACATTTTGAGCCCAGATGCAGGATATCATCTCCCTTCCAGATATGCCTAGTTTATTTATGACATAACATCTGTATAAGGCAGCATAGTAACCTTTTTGCAATATTGGTTGTGGCCGTCTTATGTCACAGCAGGTCCTTGCTTTCTAGATCAAAGGCCAATGTAAAATCAATAAAGGCAACAATGTTTGGGCCCTTGATGTATTTAGAGATTAAATGTTTAACATGTAAGATTGATCTATCACACTCTGAGCCTTCCCAGAGTCAGTCTGCTCTTCTTCAATGACAGAATTTTAACTGTTCTATAGCTGCAACTTTTGGAGGAGGAACCAAGCATATAACTTGAAGGAAGCCACACCTAGAAGATTGATAGGCATGTATTCCCATAGAGCAGAgggatttccttttttaaaagaaaaactatAGTAGGAGGCCACCCAGTTTATATAAGTAAATAATTTTCATAACGTTGGAGCCTATCAGTCTATATCCAATCtgaaaacttgggggggggatgcatATCTTCTTCAGGGACCTTATCTACCCTCATGGATGACATTAAATTCTTAATCTCAGCTCTACCACAGGAGGCCACTTGGAAAGGTCAATGGGAGGCTTTTTTCTATATGTGATGACAACGATAGGAGAAACTTCATttcttgaatttctgcctgttctaGAACTGGTAAATACTGTTAATAAAAGGTGATGATACTGTTTGAAGATTTTACCTCCAGGAAATGGTATAGAATGCTGACATACATGAGCTTAAAATGGCTTTTGCTTAAAAATGCAGCATAAATTTTATTCCCTATTAGCAGCATTTCCACACGGCACAAACAGCACAAGAGAGGTGCAAATATggttttaggttgcaatccaatacatgtctactcagatgtactcccaggtaagtgtgtattggattgcagccttagagggcTGGTTCATATACCACTTTAGACCACAGttaagcttaactatggtttaaaaggTGAACTTGCTAGTGCACCATACTAAAATCACAGCTGCTCTGCTCTTACCCTGCTCTTGGgaagtaaaccatggtttgactaTGCCTGAACCTGGACTTGTGATTTGCCTccaccaaacaaaccatgagcagtaaggcaggaacaaaccttggttacagcttgttgTTTGTTTGGTATTAAAGTTAACTGTGGTTTACTGTGACTTGCAAATCAGGTCATATAATCAGGTTATAGGTCTCCATACAACTCCACTGAATGTCTATTGTATTAAAATAAATTTACACCAAACAATCATCCATACAATTTTTATTATAGTGGGACAATAATTACCCGTATTCACAAAAGGCTTTTAGTTCAAGCAGAGCATTACCCAATCAAGATGGACATCATGCTGAAAATGTATGGATTTTTACAGAGCCACAATGTCTTCCTTAAAACATCACTTGACACACTGTACACCACTTATTTACATAACTGAGATGCACACTTCTTTTGCATGCTTAAAGATGGCTGATAGAACATCCAATATTCCCAGTCTTAGTTGAAATAAAAGGTCCTCACTGTAAAGGTACCAAAAACATATCAGTATTTATAAAGTATGCAATATAAAAATAACTGTCCAAAGAGTTACATTTCCATTAGTCTATTCCTCATATAAAAATATGTACCCTAAGTAGATTTTTACCTGTtgttacactttaaaaaaattatcttctGAAAGGAAAAAGGACTGTATATTTCATCACATTGTCATGGTATTTAGAATTGCACAGTATTTTACTAGTTTGCAACAAGCATTATATAGATTCTCTGAATAAAACAAGACAtacctcaggctgcaatcctaaccatgtctgctcagaattcagtcctactgaactcagtggggctcactcccaggtaagtggaccTAGGAATTCAGCCTGAGTTGATACTTTAATATAAATGTAACATTGAGGTAGAGATGCTagggttttttcttctcttttctttttcagttgGCTAAAGCTAGTTCTTTAATTTCATTACTTAGTTTTCTGCATGTAGTAAACCAATAGACAAATACTTGCTATATgacatttctttttcaaaaagtaAGATGCCCTTCTTCTCCAGCATGCCACTAAAATTATGTATTCTCCCTTTTCAAACATAATTAAAACTATAATATAAAATCAACATCTTGAATTTCTGGCATCGGCTTTAAAAAGCAAAGTGCAGATTTACTGCAGTAACATAACATTTCCTGGCTTTTTAATGACAGGAATCACAGATCCTGTGAACGTAAGGTGGCTTTCATAAGAACTGCATCCAATGCAAACTGTTAGAGCGAGTTCAACATTTTCAATATTAAATATGGCATAGCATTAGGAAGGGAGCACTTCTTTTAATTAACTCATTAATCTCTTTTAGCAGAGCTGGCTAGGAAGTAACAAATCCCCAGAAATGCTTTTTATTCCCAGTCAGAAGATTTTAAGAGACTATAAGGCAAACattttgttctttaaaaatatgCATGCAGTGAACTAAACACAGTGTTTTTAATTCAAGATGTTCTGCTTTATGTGCAGTGGTAACCGTCAGAAATTGACACTTTTATGCCATTCCTTTTCAGATACAGACCCAGTACTATCCATGCTTAGTCAAAAGGAAGCCCCTTGttttccatgggacttacttccaagtaagagcCTTTAGTCCAagtctgcagtcctatacatactcacttgggagtaagttccattggctTACTTCCGGGCAGTCATGCCTGGGATGAATCGTTACTTGCtcaattgattttaatggaacTTGCATCCAGTTAAGTTAACTGAAGATCCTACATTGAACTTACTCATCAAAACAGACCAACAAACCAAAACCATTTCTGAAGTTTCACATCAATTTAGTAAGGGTAACTTTTTCTTCTCAGTGAAACTGTTCTGAGTGAAATGTGTGAGGCTACATTTGTCTATGTTCAGATACAACCCTATAGAGAATCTGTTCCTTCAGTCCTTGCATTGGACTTGCTAATGAGAAATACATTCAAAAAAGCAAAGGTAAACGTATTTCTGTGCAAGAACCACCAACGTATGCCTGCTTCAGTATTCATATTATTTGATTTAAGCAAGGCAGAGACTAGTGACCAAAAAACAACTCTGAAACTGGTCTACGTTTTGTTGTGGCTTCCTCCTGATCTTCCTCCACAGCCTCAGACAAGGAAGAATAGGAGGAGAAAGTCCCTCTGGACTTCAGCTTCCTCCTTGGGGCTGTGGCTGCATTAAGGAACTTGTTAAACGAAGCAGGCTTCTTTAAGCCTTTGGTTAGCTCATAGAAAGCAGTGTCATCAGACAGAAGCCCCAGGACAGTGCTGGTAGAACTCAGAATAGAAGCAGCCACTTTGGCATTCTTCTTAACAGAGGCATTGTGTCCAGAGACAGTGTGAAGATTAGGGTCCCGCAAGAGATGCCTGACTGCAAAAGAGGAGCCTTCTTTTAAATACTGAAATGGCTTCTTCCCACTGTAGTCTCTCAGGTTAACATTGGCATTGTAATCCCTGACCAACTGGGCAATGACTTCTTCTTGCCCATGTATAGCAGCGATATGGAGTGGGGTATAACCTCCATAGGACTTGGAGTTCACATTGACATGAGCGCCACCTTTCTCAGCCACCTCAATGACTTTACCCAACATATCACAGTTTCCACTTTTAGCTGCCCAGTGCAGAACAGTAAAGCCAGTCATGAAGTCTCGTTTGCTTGCCAGGCTCTTGTCACTCAGCAACAgaccatgaagctgctgggacCACTGGCCAGCTGTGGCTTTCACCAGCCACTCGTGCTCAGCAGCTTCCAGTGGAACAGCAGTAGCGGCACAGTCCACTTCCTCGCCCACCTTTTGTGACTTTGGCACCCTCCTCGGGTAAGGGGAGCTGGTCCCCGTCTCATCAAACTGACGCCTCTTTGTATAGGGGGACGTGGAGGGAGTGATGGCAGAGGACCCCTCCTGGAGCCAGTCTTTGACttcaggctgctgctgcccagGTGTCGGGACTTTGGGTTCCTTTGCACCGCTGGAAGGCAGTACACAGCGCACTGGCAACATACAAGGTTTCTGAAGGGCAGCTTTAGGAGCCAACTTCTCTTGGCCACGAGGGGCTTTGGGCACCTCCATGCCTTCCTTTTGAAAGAGGCTCTTCAACTGGGACACAGGCACTGCCAGGCTCCCCTCGAGCCCACTCTCCTGCTCTGGTGGGAAAGGAGCACCCCCTGAGCTGGCATGGCAAGTGGGCGCCAAAGAGGCtgtgccttcctcctcctcctcctcctcctcctcctccgtatCGCAAGAGCACCCCCCGGCGGGCTCCGGGCTCGGTTCCTCCTCCGCCAGGGCGCGTAGGTGCTTCTTCTTCAGCACCACGAACTTGACTCCGTCTTGCTCCTTCACGACGGCCACGTTGTTGACGAGGCGCTTGAAGCGCTCGCGGAGGGGGGCTCGGTCTTCGGGCTCCCCGCCAGGCGATTCCAGGAGCGGCTTGAAGCGGCTCACCAGTGCCGAATTGCGCACCTTGCCGCCGTGCTCCTGCAGGAAGCTCAGCACGGCAGCCTGGCTCAGCTCGGACTCAGCCATGCCCGCCTCAGCCCGGTGGGACAGCGCGGAGAGGATGAACGCGGAAGTCGGAAGACAGAGCCGGCGTCCCTCTCTCCCGGCCGGGCGGGCGCAGCCACCTGCTGCTCCTACCGCTGTGCCTCTAGGGAGGGCAGGAGGCTGTCTGGCCCTTTCCCAGCTGGCGAAGAAGACGGTGGGGTGGAGTGAAGAAGGAAAGGCCACCCACAGCTGAGGTCGCTGGGATTTGTAGGCGAAGACACACCTGAGGCTGAACGCCCTCGCGCCTCTCCAAACCCTGAGGGCTGCTTCCAGCCTCCAGGCACCGCCGCACGACTCTTCCCCCCGCTTCTCTTTTCCAAGTGGTTGCACCCAGAAAGCGCGCATCTCCCGTTCCTTCCCACGTGGATAAAATAGATGTAAGCCGCGCTCCCCCCCCCTTAATAAGAA is from Rhineura floridana isolate rRhiFlo1 chromosome 3, rRhiFlo1.hap2, whole genome shotgun sequence and encodes:
- the SOWAHA gene encoding ankyrin repeat domain-containing protein SOWAHA translates to MFHFLLRGGERGLHLFYPRGKEREMRAFWVQPLGKEKRGEESCGGAWRLEAALRVWRGARAFSLRCVFAYKSQRPQLWVAFPSSLHPTVFFASWERARQPPALPRGTAVGAAGGCARPAGREGRRLCLPTSAFILSALSHRAEAGMAESELSQAAVLSFLQEHGGKVRNSALVSRFKPLLESPGGEPEDRAPLRERFKRLVNNVAVVKEQDGVKFVVLKKKHLRALAEEEPSPEPAGGCSCDTEEEEEEEEEEGTASLAPTCHASSGGAPFPPEQESGLEGSLAVPVSQLKSLFQKEGMEVPKAPRGQEKLAPKAALQKPCMLPVRCVLPSSGAKEPKVPTPGQQQPEVKDWLQEGSSAITPSTSPYTKRRQFDETGTSSPYPRRVPKSQKVGEEVDCAATAVPLEAAEHEWLVKATAGQWSQQLHGLLLSDKSLASKRDFMTGFTVLHWAAKSGNCDMLGKVIEVAEKGGAHVNVNSKSYGGYTPLHIAAIHGQEEVIAQLVRDYNANVNLRDYSGKKPFQYLKEGSSFAVRHLLRDPNLHTVSGHNASVKKNAKVAASILSSTSTVLGLLSDDTAFYELTKGLKKPASFNKFLNAATAPRRKLKSRGTFSSYSSLSEAVEEDQEEATTKRRPVSELFFGH